A single Pararhizobium sp. A13 DNA region contains:
- the cyoB gene encoding cytochrome o ubiquinol oxidase subunit I — MFGETSLTQFIFGRLSWEAIPYHEPILVATFAVVVLGGIAILALITKFKLWGYLWNEWFTSVDHKKIGIMYVILALVMLMRGFADAIMMRIQQAIAFNGNEGYLNPHHYDQIFTAHGVIMIFFMAMPFVTGLMNYVVPLQIGARDVSFPFLNNFSFWMTTAGAVIIMLSLFVGEFARTGWLAYPPLSGADYSPGVGVDYYIWGLQVAGVGTTLSGINLIATIVKMRAPGMTFMKMPVFTWTSLCTNILIVATFPILTATLALLSLDRYVGTNFFTNDLGGNPMMYINLIWIWGHPEVYILILPAFGIFSEVVATFCGKRLFGYASMVYATCVIMILSYIVWLHHFFTMGSGASVNAFFGITTMIISIPTGAKMFNWLFTMYRGRIRYEVPMLWTVGFMVTFVIGGMTGVMLAIPPADFVLHNSLFLIAHFHNVIIGGVVFGLMAGLVYWWPKAFGYKLDPFWGRMSFWFWQIGFFFAFMPLYVLGLMGVTRRVSQFEDSSLQVWFVIAAFGAVLIALGIASFVIQIIVSYLRRDQLRETSGDAWDGRTLEWSTSSPPPEYNFAFTPVVHDHDSWYDMKNRGYERPLAGFKPIHMPRNTGTGVVLAGISVVLAFALIWYIWWLVAMSFIAIVAVSIGHTFNYQRDFFIPAETVAATEDARSKLLAERT, encoded by the coding sequence ATGTTCGGTGAAACCAGTTTAACTCAGTTCATCTTCGGGCGGCTGTCCTGGGAAGCGATCCCCTATCACGAGCCCATCCTCGTCGCGACCTTTGCGGTCGTTGTGCTCGGCGGCATAGCGATCCTCGCCCTGATCACCAAATTCAAGCTTTGGGGTTATCTCTGGAACGAGTGGTTCACCAGCGTCGACCACAAGAAGATCGGCATCATGTATGTGATACTGGCGTTGGTCATGCTGATGCGCGGCTTTGCCGATGCGATCATGATGCGTATCCAGCAGGCGATCGCCTTCAACGGCAACGAGGGTTACCTCAACCCCCATCACTACGACCAGATCTTCACGGCCCATGGCGTGATCATGATCTTCTTCATGGCCATGCCCTTCGTGACAGGTCTCATGAACTACGTCGTGCCGCTGCAGATCGGTGCCCGCGACGTCTCCTTCCCTTTCCTCAACAATTTTTCCTTCTGGATGACGACGGCCGGCGCTGTCATCATCATGCTGTCACTCTTCGTGGGTGAATTTGCGCGCACCGGCTGGCTCGCCTATCCGCCGCTTTCGGGCGCGGACTACAGTCCCGGCGTCGGCGTCGACTATTACATATGGGGCCTGCAGGTGGCCGGTGTCGGCACAACGCTCTCCGGCATCAACCTGATAGCCACGATCGTCAAGATGCGGGCGCCCGGCATGACCTTCATGAAGATGCCGGTCTTCACCTGGACGTCGCTCTGCACCAACATCCTGATCGTTGCGACGTTTCCGATCCTGACTGCCACGCTCGCGCTACTGTCGCTCGACCGCTACGTGGGGACGAACTTCTTCACCAATGACCTCGGCGGTAATCCGATGATGTATATCAACCTCATCTGGATATGGGGCCACCCGGAAGTCTACATCCTCATCCTGCCGGCCTTCGGCATCTTTTCCGAGGTCGTCGCGACCTTCTGCGGAAAGCGCCTCTTCGGCTACGCCTCGATGGTCTACGCAACCTGCGTGATCATGATCCTGTCCTATATCGTCTGGCTACACCACTTCTTCACGATGGGTTCGGGCGCCTCGGTCAACGCCTTCTTCGGAATCACAACGATGATCATCTCGATCCCGACGGGCGCGAAAATGTTCAACTGGCTCTTCACCATGTATCGCGGACGCATCCGCTACGAAGTGCCGATGCTGTGGACCGTCGGCTTCATGGTCACCTTCGTCATCGGTGGCATGACCGGCGTCATGCTGGCCATCCCGCCGGCCGACTTCGTGCTGCACAATTCGCTGTTCCTCATCGCCCACTTCCACAACGTCATCATCGGCGGCGTCGTGTTCGGGCTGATGGCCGGCCTCGTCTACTGGTGGCCCAAGGCCTTCGGCTACAAGCTCGATCCGTTCTGGGGCAGGATGAGCTTCTGGTTCTGGCAGATCGGCTTCTTCTTCGCCTTCATGCCGCTTTATGTGCTCGGCCTGATGGGCGTCACCCGGCGTGTCAGCCAGTTCGAGGACTCTTCGCTGCAGGTCTGGTTCGTCATCGCCGCCTTCGGAGCCGTCCTGATCGCGCTCGGCATCGCCTCCTTTGTCATCCAGATCATCGTCAGTTATCTGAGGCGCGATCAGCTGCGCGAGACGAGTGGTGATGCCTGGGACGGCCGCACGCTGGAATGGTCGACCTCCTCGCCGCCGCCGGAATACAACTTCGCCTTCACGCCGGTCGTGCACGATCACGACAGCTGGTACGACATGAAGAACCGTGGCTATGAGCGCCCGCTCGCAGGTTTCAAGCCAATCCACATGCCGAGGAACACCGGTACGGGCGTCGTCCTGGCGGGGATCAGCGTCGTGCTCGCCTTCGCGCTGATATGGTACATCTGGTGGCTCGTGGCCATGTCCTTCATCGCCATCGTTGCCGTCTCGATCGGCCATACTTTCAACTATCAGCGCGATTTCTTCATCCCTGCCGAGACCGTCGCGGCAACGGAGGATGCGCGCTCCAAGCTGCTCGCAGAACGGACCTGA
- the cyoC gene encoding cytochrome o ubiquinol oxidase subunit III, whose amino-acid sequence MSETQVKDQTPQFYLTEDHHPENSTMLGFWLYLMSDCLIFAVLFATHGVLGRNYAAGPSPADLFDLKIVAVNTAMLLFSSITYGFAMLQMERNAKMETLFWLGATGVFGAVFLALELYEFYHMILEGAGPTRSAFLSSFFTLVGTHGLHVTFGMTWLVTLMVQVKKHGLITENRRRLMCLSMFWHFLDVIWIGVFSFVYLLGVLV is encoded by the coding sequence ATGAGCGAGACCCAAGTCAAAGACCAAACGCCGCAGTTCTACCTGACGGAAGATCATCATCCGGAAAACAGCACCATGCTGGGTTTCTGGCTCTATCTGATGAGCGACTGCCTGATCTTCGCCGTGCTGTTTGCGACGCATGGCGTACTCGGGCGCAATTATGCCGCAGGCCCTTCGCCAGCCGATCTGTTCGATCTCAAGATCGTCGCCGTCAACACCGCCATGCTGTTGTTCTCGTCCATCACCTATGGCTTTGCCATGCTTCAGATGGAGCGCAACGCCAAGATGGAAACCCTATTCTGGCTCGGCGCTACCGGCGTGTTCGGGGCGGTCTTCCTGGCGCTGGAACTCTATGAATTTTACCACATGATACTGGAGGGAGCCGGTCCGACCCGTTCGGCCTTCCTGTCCTCGTTCTTCACGCTGGTCGGCACGCACGGCCTACACGTGACCTTCGGCATGACCTGGCTGGTCACACTCATGGTGCAGGTGAAAAAGCACGGGCTGATCACGGAAAACCGCCGCCGGCTGATGTGCCTGTCGATGTTCTGGCACTTCCTCGACGTGATCTGGATCGGCGTCTTCTCCTTTGTCTACCTACTGGGAGTTCTCGTATGA
- the cyoD gene encoding cytochrome o ubiquinol oxidase subunit IV, which translates to MSAHPHQPSHESASDTHHAHSHGHGAGHGSLRSYLIGFILSVILTAIPFWLVMDGVLDSKLATAVLVMGIGAVQIVVHMVYFLHMNPRSEGGWTLMALIFTLVIVGIALAGSLWVMHHLNTNMMPMTHEIMKNMP; encoded by the coding sequence ATGAGTGCGCATCCTCATCAGCCTTCCCACGAAAGCGCGTCGGACACGCATCACGCACACAGCCATGGGCACGGAGCTGGCCACGGATCGCTGAGGAGCTATCTGATCGGCTTTATCCTGTCCGTGATCCTGACGGCGATCCCGTTCTGGCTGGTCATGGACGGCGTTTTGGACAGCAAGCTGGCGACGGCCGTGCTCGTGATGGGAATCGGTGCCGTACAGATTGTCGTGCATATGGTCTACTTCCTGCACATGAACCCGCGCTCGGAGGGCGGCTGGACGCTGATGGCGCTGATCTTCACGCTCGTTATCGTCGGCATCGCGCTCGCGGGTTCACTTTGGGTCATGCATCACCTCAACACGAACATGATGCCGATGACGCACGAGATAATGAAGAACATGCCCTGA
- a CDS encoding SURF1 family protein gives MTIDRLQGEAESSISPSRPRLVLMGAMLLVAVFVALGTWQVQRLIWKLDLIARVEARIQAQAVSAPSRAQWDAVGAEKDEYRRVTVTGVFVHDKTVLVQAVTERGAGFWVLTPMRRQDMSTVLINRGFVPSDRRDASERAQGNIAGNIEVTGLMRMSEPGGAFLRSNDPANDRWFSRDVAAIAASKGLDDVAPYFIDADATPVPGGLPIGGLTVVRFRNNHLVYALTWYALAMMSASGAFLVYRRRLA, from the coding sequence ATGACCATCGATCGACTACAGGGAGAGGCGGAGTCCAGCATTTCACCCTCCCGTCCCCGCCTGGTGCTTATGGGTGCCATGCTGCTGGTCGCCGTTTTCGTTGCCCTTGGTACCTGGCAGGTACAGCGGCTCATCTGGAAGCTTGATCTCATCGCGCGGGTGGAGGCGCGCATCCAAGCGCAGGCGGTGTCGGCGCCGTCTCGCGCCCAATGGGACGCTGTCGGCGCAGAGAAGGACGAATACCGCCGCGTCACCGTGACAGGCGTTTTCGTACACGACAAGACGGTTCTGGTGCAGGCGGTGACGGAGCGCGGCGCGGGCTTCTGGGTGCTGACCCCGATGCGCCGGCAAGACATGTCGACCGTGCTGATCAATCGCGGCTTCGTACCGTCGGATCGTCGCGACGCATCCGAACGCGCGCAGGGCAATATTGCTGGAAACATCGAGGTCACCGGGCTCATGCGCATGAGCGAACCGGGCGGCGCTTTCCTGCGTTCCAACGACCCGGCAAACGACCGATGGTTTTCCCGCGACGTCGCCGCCATCGCTGCATCGAAAGGCCTCGACGATGTCGCACCTTACTTCATTGACGCGGATGCAACGCCTGTTCCCGGCGGCCTGCCGATCGGCGGCCTGACGGTCGTCCGATTTCGCAACAATCATCTCGTCTATGCGCTGACCTGGTATGCCCTGGCGATGATGAGTGCGTCAGGTGCCTTTCTCGTGTATCGTCGGCGGCTTGCATAG
- a CDS encoding cyclase family protein has protein sequence MPLIDLTHDFADGMPGFSLKRDGEVKQFTASIRPFVTHEASAPFYDHKASFEITEVCFQTSIGTYIDAPRHRWKDRRDIAELRLDELILPGIVVDATPAEPGARIGLEHIDLPEDIKGKAVLVQFGWDRHWGTETYEQYPFLDRDVIDALIARGASLLGVDTFNVDTRADPARPAHSLLLEHDILIVENLRDLHLLPNDGFRFFAIPIKAVGAAAMTVRAFAEV, from the coding sequence ATGCCCCTGATCGACCTTACCCACGACTTTGCCGACGGCATGCCAGGATTTTCGTTGAAACGAGATGGCGAGGTCAAGCAATTCACCGCCAGCATTCGTCCTTTCGTCACGCATGAGGCATCTGCTCCCTTCTATGATCACAAGGCGAGCTTCGAAATTACGGAGGTATGCTTCCAGACCTCCATCGGCACATACATCGACGCACCGCGGCATCGCTGGAAAGATCGCCGCGATATTGCCGAACTACGTCTCGACGAGCTTATTCTGCCGGGTATCGTGGTCGATGCCACACCCGCCGAGCCTGGCGCGCGCATTGGCCTCGAACACATCGATCTGCCTGAAGATATCAAGGGGAAGGCGGTTCTGGTGCAATTTGGATGGGACCGACATTGGGGTACTGAGACCTACGAGCAGTATCCGTTTCTTGATCGTGATGTCATCGACGCGTTGATCGCGCGGGGCGCATCCCTGCTGGGTGTCGATACTTTCAATGTTGATACACGCGCCGACCCCGCTCGTCCCGCCCATTCGTTGCTTCTTGAACACGATATCCTGATCGTCGAGAATCTGCGCGATCTGCACCTCCTGCCGAACGACGGCTTCCGGTTTTTCGCCATTCCCATCAAGGCCGTCGGCGCTGCCGCCATGACCGTTCGCGCCTTTGCCGAGGTATAG
- a CDS encoding VOC family protein, with product MRSAFHLAYHVTDLDASRRFYGDILGCREGRSTDTWVDFDFFGHQISLHLGTPFAVTRTGKVGDHMVMMPHLGVVLPLDDWFALANRLQTAQINFDIPPVVRFAGEPGEQRTMFFFDPSGNPIEVKGFRDFDGIFAR from the coding sequence ATGCGCTCTGCCTTTCATCTTGCCTATCACGTGACCGATCTGGACGCGTCGAGGCGCTTCTATGGTGATATCCTCGGCTGCCGGGAAGGCCGCAGTACGGACACTTGGGTAGATTTCGATTTTTTCGGGCATCAGATTTCCTTGCATCTCGGCACACCATTCGCCGTCACCCGAACCGGCAAGGTCGGCGACCATATGGTCATGATGCCACATCTCGGCGTGGTGCTGCCGCTCGATGACTGGTTTGCGTTGGCGAACCGCCTTCAGACAGCTCAAATCAACTTTGACATCCCGCCGGTCGTCCGCTTTGCCGGCGAACCGGGCGAGCAGCGCACCATGTTCTTCTTCGATCCCAGCGGCAATCCAATCGAAGTAAAGGGTTTCCGTGATTTCGACGGCATATTTGCGCGCTGA
- a CDS encoding amidase — MTGFVHKFDHDSTAIALEVGAGRLTARSVAEDFIARTLMKEPDIQAFAAFNHELVVEQADRIDRSPEKGLLAGVPIGVKDIFDTVDWTTEFNSPIYRNNRPSRDANAVALLRQAGAVVMGKTATAEFAFMHTGPTRNPHDLSRTPGSSSAGSAAGLAAGLFAGALGTQTAGSLIKPASYCGLYAYKPSQNLVSLEGVKPLAPSFDTVGWYGASARDLSLIARVLIQGLPKYVAPNQRLKLGFCKTPYWGLADPDVRQAIEATAFSLAVRGHDVDELVLPSAFEAVAHDHQIINDCEGARALHKEQAASAKSMSPQLAEMFERASTTSWENEVTTRNRLGLLVSVLHATIEPYDAVIAPSCAHVAPVGLAATGTSDFIRLWTAFGLPQANIPLMRRDGELPIGLQVIGSAFSDVKLLHCVEILSAILNTGSRSALPE; from the coding sequence GTGACCGGTTTCGTTCATAAGTTCGATCACGATTCGACAGCTATTGCTCTCGAAGTGGGTGCAGGACGCCTGACGGCGAGGTCTGTGGCCGAAGACTTCATCGCCCGGACTTTGATGAAAGAGCCTGACATCCAGGCGTTCGCTGCCTTCAATCACGAGCTGGTGGTCGAACAAGCCGATCGTATAGACAGAAGTCCTGAAAAGGGACTGCTTGCGGGTGTCCCGATCGGTGTCAAGGATATCTTCGATACGGTTGACTGGACGACAGAGTTCAATTCGCCGATCTATCGCAATAATCGACCTTCGCGGGATGCCAATGCGGTCGCTCTTCTCCGGCAAGCGGGAGCGGTCGTTATGGGCAAGACAGCTACTGCCGAATTTGCGTTCATGCATACCGGCCCTACCCGCAACCCACATGATCTATCACGAACACCGGGCAGTTCGAGTGCGGGATCGGCGGCGGGCCTCGCGGCGGGCCTTTTTGCCGGAGCGCTCGGTACGCAGACCGCGGGTTCTCTGATCAAGCCGGCATCCTATTGCGGGCTCTACGCTTACAAACCCTCGCAGAACCTGGTTTCACTGGAAGGCGTTAAGCCCCTTGCACCCAGCTTTGACACGGTGGGCTGGTATGGTGCATCCGCGCGAGATCTGAGCCTGATTGCTCGTGTCTTGATCCAGGGGTTACCGAAGTACGTTGCGCCCAATCAGCGATTGAAACTCGGTTTCTGTAAAACGCCGTATTGGGGCTTGGCCGACCCAGATGTTCGCCAAGCTATCGAGGCGACCGCGTTCTCTCTTGCAGTGCGTGGCCATGACGTCGACGAGCTTGTTCTTCCATCGGCTTTCGAAGCAGTTGCCCATGATCACCAGATCATAAACGACTGCGAAGGTGCCAGGGCGCTCCACAAGGAACAAGCGGCCTCCGCCAAATCCATGAGCCCGCAGCTTGCCGAAATGTTTGAGCGCGCGTCGACGACTTCCTGGGAGAATGAAGTTACGACGCGGAACCGGCTGGGGTTGCTCGTTTCTGTTCTGCACGCCACTATCGAGCCTTATGATGCCGTGATTGCGCCGAGCTGCGCCCACGTAGCACCGGTCGGCTTGGCTGCTACGGGAACGTCAGACTTCATAAGGCTTTGGACCGCATTTGGCCTTCCTCAAGCCAATATTCCGCTCATGCGCAGGGACGGGGAATTGCCGATAGGCCTCCAGGTCATCGGTTCAGCATTTTCCGATGTAAAGCTTTTGCACTGTGTCGAGATCCTGTCCGCCATTTTGAACACTGGCTCTCGTTCTGCCTTGCCGGAATGA
- a CDS encoding ectoine synthase codes for MFVRTLAELIGTERDVDWGNGLSRRFVLERDGLGFALMETTVRAGSESHQQYRNHLEACYCIEGRGEIQDNDGNIWALEPGTLYALDKHDKHVLRAHTDMRLVSVFNPPIKGQESHNYANGAHSSY; via the coding sequence ATGTTCGTACGCACGCTGGCAGAGCTCATAGGGACAGAACGAGATGTTGATTGGGGTAACGGGTTGAGCCGACGGTTCGTTCTGGAGCGCGACGGACTTGGCTTCGCGCTTATGGAGACGACGGTACGCGCCGGTAGCGAATCCCATCAGCAATACCGCAACCACCTTGAAGCATGCTATTGCATCGAAGGCCGCGGCGAGATCCAAGACAACGACGGCAATATCTGGGCACTTGAGCCGGGAACGCTCTACGCTTTGGACAAACACGACAAACACGTTCTTCGTGCCCACACAGACATGCGGCTCGTGAGCGTGTTCAATCCACCGATCAAAGGTCAGGAATCGCACAATTACGCAAACGGCGCGCACTCCTCGTATTAA
- a CDS encoding LysR family transcriptional regulator translates to MNSSRIPPFVALRAVASVARLQSVTKAAKELNVSHSAVSHHIKAVEGWFGRSLFRRDGRGISPGEDAVTLGQAVEDALAQLSQSCAEIRRKGEGPDLTIAVIPSFASWWLVPKLQGFQCRYPNVRLHLVYAVPGISLEGADIVIQAHKGVVEIPSNHVAVRLMCGVTYPACSRVYFEKANERVDLLTIDSSELLHDETMDVWAQWMRAAGRVTFAPDRGPIYQDFNLLAAAIFAGQGVAQCPVALFEREIQSGSLILLSDRPENEDKSYWMTLRRPDKPACRHFGDWTTSFTDLGA, encoded by the coding sequence ATGAATTCCTCCCGAATTCCGCCATTTGTTGCCCTTCGGGCAGTGGCATCCGTTGCAAGGCTGCAAAGTGTCACAAAGGCGGCGAAAGAACTCAACGTCTCCCATTCCGCGGTCAGCCACCACATAAAGGCTGTTGAGGGCTGGTTCGGACGGTCCCTGTTTCGACGCGATGGTCGCGGCATATCGCCCGGTGAGGATGCCGTGACGCTCGGGCAGGCTGTCGAGGACGCTCTCGCGCAGTTGTCTCAGTCCTGCGCGGAGATCCGACGAAAGGGCGAGGGACCTGACCTCACAATTGCCGTCATTCCGTCTTTCGCCTCGTGGTGGCTGGTGCCAAAATTGCAAGGCTTCCAATGCCGCTACCCGAACGTCCGACTGCATCTTGTTTATGCCGTTCCGGGAATATCCCTTGAAGGGGCTGATATCGTCATCCAGGCTCACAAAGGTGTCGTTGAGATACCATCCAATCACGTGGCAGTCAGATTGATGTGCGGCGTAACATATCCTGCATGTTCGAGGGTCTATTTTGAGAAGGCAAATGAGCGCGTTGACCTTTTGACGATCGATTCCAGCGAGTTGCTTCATGACGAAACAATGGATGTCTGGGCACAATGGATGAGAGCAGCCGGCAGGGTAACATTCGCTCCTGATCGAGGTCCTATCTACCAAGACTTCAACCTGCTTGCCGCGGCAATTTTTGCCGGGCAAGGCGTAGCACAATGCCCCGTGGCATTGTTTGAACGGGAGATTCAAAGTGGAAGTCTGATTTTGCTCTCAGACAGACCCGAGAACGAAGACAAATCCTATTGGATGACACTCCGACGGCCCGACAAGCCAGCGTGTCGGCATTTCGGTGATTGGACAACCTCGTTCACCGACCTTGGTGCTTGA
- a CDS encoding MFS transporter: protein MFHSLRQIRARPQLLLLAFMIFVQGSAYGSTLPYLSITAIRELGMSDQAYSVLVFVTSVSAVTISVSLGILSDLIGDRRRIMIAMALMGVAGYGAIFLFPSVPVFIVATAFVIPFFQSVSSLIFVGVRAETTGLPGRDAAAINATVRAFISASWVVMPAAMGLAFAGSASMMGAWGVAGLCALSIFLCSTFLLAKPAGDAAPAKSLTGFFSALGELAAPVMLARMLSMAALTGTIRLTSTLWPLILIVNLGGKTADVGIIAGLIAFLEIPFMLIWANLLKRLTILSILIVAGLIYTGFMVALAFATTPWQIYALTIPAAAGAAALLSMPLTYFQDLFPGRPGLGTSFNPINSFLGNGLTAMAFAIGAHFFGYSATAWLGVLMALSGILGLVLLEKRRPAMAT, encoded by the coding sequence ATGTTTCATTCCCTTCGCCAGATCCGTGCCCGGCCGCAATTACTGCTCCTTGCCTTCATGATCTTCGTCCAGGGTTCCGCCTATGGCTCGACCCTGCCCTATCTCTCGATAACGGCGATCCGCGAACTGGGTATGAGCGATCAGGCCTATTCGGTTCTGGTCTTCGTCACATCGGTGTCGGCGGTCACCATCAGCGTCTCGCTCGGCATTCTCTCCGACCTGATCGGCGACCGGCGCAGGATCATGATCGCCATGGCGCTCATGGGCGTGGCCGGCTATGGCGCCATCTTCCTCTTCCCCTCTGTGCCGGTGTTCATCGTCGCCACGGCGTTCGTCATCCCGTTCTTCCAGTCCGTCAGCTCGCTGATCTTCGTGGGCGTTCGGGCCGAAACAACTGGCCTTCCCGGCCGCGACGCCGCTGCGATCAACGCCACCGTCCGGGCTTTCATATCGGCCTCGTGGGTGGTTATGCCGGCGGCAATGGGATTGGCATTCGCCGGCTCGGCAAGCATGATGGGCGCCTGGGGCGTCGCCGGGCTCTGCGCGCTCTCGATCTTCCTGTGCTCCACATTTCTGCTGGCAAAGCCGGCGGGCGATGCGGCCCCGGCAAAATCGCTAACGGGCTTCTTTTCCGCGCTCGGCGAACTCGCTGCGCCGGTCATGCTGGCCCGGATGCTCTCCATGGCCGCGCTCACCGGCACGATCCGGCTTACCAGCACGCTCTGGCCGCTGATCCTCATCGTCAATCTCGGCGGCAAGACCGCCGATGTCGGGATCATCGCGGGGCTTATCGCCTTTCTCGAAATTCCGTTCATGCTGATCTGGGCCAATCTGCTGAAACGGCTCACTATTCTTTCGATCCTGATCGTCGCCGGCCTGATCTATACCGGCTTCATGGTCGCATTGGCCTTTGCCACGACCCCTTGGCAAATCTACGCCTTGACCATTCCCGCGGCAGCCGGCGCGGCGGCGCTGCTCTCCATGCCGCTGACCTATTTCCAGGATCTCTTTCCCGGCCGGCCGGGCCTGGGCACATCGTTCAACCCGATCAATTCCTTCCTGGGGAACGGATTGACGGCGATGGCCTTTGCCATAGGCGCACACTTTTTCGGCTATTCGGCCACGGCCTGGCTCGGCGTGCTGATGGCGCTTTCCGGCATTCTTGGCCTGGTCCTGCTTGAAAAACGTCGGCCGGCCATGGCCACCTGA
- the ugpC gene encoding sn-glycerol-3-phosphate ABC transporter ATP-binding protein UgpC: MASGMNNTSVALKDVRKSYGALQVIHGIDLTVKDGEFVVFVGPSGCGKSTLLRMIAGLEEITDGEVVIKGRDVTDLDPSERGIAMVFQSYALYPHMSVRDNLAFGLKMAHTDPAEIGERVAAASAILKIDHLLDRRPGQLSGGQRQRVAIGRAIVRKPDVFLFDEPLSNLDAELRVSMRIEIARLHRELGNTMIYVTHDQTEAMTLADKIVVLRDGKIEQTGSPREVYEDPANIFVAGFIGSPRMNFLDAEWLGDGKLRFSGATMDAAISDQSLKPGDKLTVGMRPEHLVVTEPGAGAIAARVDFAEYLGGTRFLYCQLENGQTLVVEQREGPDFTRDETLSLTIPASRRRYFASNGNRLR; encoded by the coding sequence GTGGCGAGCGGAATGAACAACACGAGCGTTGCACTGAAGGATGTCCGCAAGAGCTATGGCGCCCTTCAGGTGATCCATGGCATTGATCTCACGGTAAAGGACGGCGAGTTCGTCGTCTTCGTCGGCCCATCCGGCTGCGGAAAATCTACCCTGCTTCGCATGATCGCGGGGCTTGAGGAAATCACGGACGGCGAGGTCGTCATCAAGGGTAGGGATGTCACCGATCTCGACCCCTCCGAGCGCGGTATCGCCATGGTCTTCCAGTCCTATGCGCTCTATCCGCATATGAGCGTGCGTGACAATCTGGCCTTCGGGCTAAAGATGGCACACACCGATCCTGCCGAAATTGGCGAGCGGGTTGCTGCCGCATCAGCGATCCTCAAGATCGACCATCTGCTGGATCGGCGGCCGGGCCAGCTGTCCGGTGGCCAGCGGCAGCGTGTGGCGATCGGTAGGGCGATCGTTAGAAAGCCGGACGTTTTTCTGTTCGACGAGCCTCTTTCCAATCTCGATGCGGAACTGCGCGTGTCGATGCGGATTGAGATCGCCCGCCTGCATCGCGAACTCGGCAATACGATGATCTACGTCACGCATGACCAGACCGAGGCAATGACGCTGGCCGACAAGATCGTCGTGCTGCGCGACGGCAAAATCGAGCAAACTGGCAGCCCCCGCGAAGTCTACGAGGATCCGGCCAATATCTTCGTCGCCGGCTTTATCGGCTCGCCGCGTATGAACTTCCTCGATGCGGAATGGTTGGGTGACGGAAAACTGAGGTTTTCAGGGGCAACGATGGACGCCGCCATATCCGACCAGAGCCTAAAGCCTGGGGATAAACTGACCGTTGGAATGCGGCCAGAACATCTCGTCGTCACCGAACCCGGCGCCGGCGCGATTGCAGCAAGGGTAGATTTTGCAGAATATCTCGGTGGCACACGTTTCCTCTATTGCCAGCTGGAAAACGGTCAGACCCTCGTCGTCGAACAAAGAGAAGGACCGGATTTTACAAGGGACGAAACGCTCTCGCTTACCATTCCGGCATCCAGAAGACGGTATTTTGCATCGAACGGCAATCGGTTGCGATAG